A region from the Flavobacteriales bacterium genome encodes:
- a CDS encoding fibronectin type III domain-containing protein: MKKIWYEVKLGHTRVTYAALVEMSGTNITMLTNNASFPAPNPSLADFEKAKDRLVAAVDAYRFTRSRLDKEERDIAFAELKTMRADLGAYVQTTSAGDKELITSAGFQTEKARQPVGLLPAPSDVRAIVRPFPGSLELRFKGVKGRLSYQVSMCAGDPNVEANWNIVATTGKNRMVFDDLESNAVYFFRVVALGAAGWSPVSDVAAAKAA; this comes from the coding sequence ATGAAAAAGATCTGGTATGAAGTGAAACTCGGGCACACCCGGGTGACCTACGCCGCTCTGGTCGAAATGAGCGGTACGAACATCACGATGCTGACGAACAACGCATCCTTCCCTGCTCCCAACCCTTCGCTCGCCGACTTCGAAAAAGCCAAGGACCGCTTGGTGGCCGCCGTGGATGCCTACCGTTTCACCCGCAGCCGTTTGGACAAGGAGGAGCGCGACATCGCCTTCGCCGAACTCAAGACCATGCGCGCCGACCTGGGTGCCTATGTACAAACCACCAGTGCCGGCGACAAGGAGTTGATCACCAGCGCCGGTTTCCAAACCGAAAAGGCACGCCAACCCGTTGGCCTGCTGCCCGCCCCCAGCGATGTACGCGCCATCGTGCGCCCCTTCCCCGGAAGTCTGGAACTGCGTTTCAAGGGCGTTAAAGGCCGCCTCAGCTACCAAGTGAGCATGTGCGCCGGCGACCCCAACGTGGAGGCCAATTGGAACATCGTGGCCACCACCGGCAAGAACCGCATGGTGTTCGACGATCTGGAAAGCAATGCCGTGTACTTCTTCCGTGTGGTGGCGCTGGGCGCCGCTGGCTGGAGCCCTGTAAGCGACGTGGCCGCCGCAAAAGCCGCCTAA
- a CDS encoding cation transporter, with translation MRRLSDIRLQAIVVAAGVVLMTIKFVAWRATHSNAILSDALESIVNVVAGAFALYALALAAKPRDREHPYGHGKVEFISAGIEGGLVGIAGIVIVVRAVIAWLHGHAVHAVDTGIYLTAIAGGLNLLMGLVLQRRGRKQRSITMEASGTHLLGDAWSTLAMLLGLALVRFTGLQWFDSLFALGFGLFILVQGALVLRRAVAGIMDETDRHAADAVVALLETHRRPQWVDLHNFRVIQFGRTLHIDCHVTLPWYYNLEQAHEQIAAMERLVNEQGDRGVELFIHMDPCIATSCSICALEGCPQRKAPQQRRIAWTHDSVLGNAKHGS, from the coding sequence ATGCGGCGCTTGTCCGATATCCGCTTGCAGGCCATCGTGGTGGCAGCGGGCGTGGTGCTCATGACCATCAAGTTCGTGGCGTGGCGCGCCACGCACAGCAACGCCATCCTCAGCGATGCGCTGGAGAGCATCGTGAACGTGGTGGCGGGCGCCTTCGCGCTGTATGCCCTGGCGCTGGCCGCCAAGCCGCGCGACCGCGAGCATCCGTACGGCCACGGCAAGGTGGAGTTCATCAGCGCGGGCATCGAAGGCGGCCTGGTGGGCATCGCAGGCATCGTGATCGTGGTGCGGGCGGTGATCGCCTGGCTGCACGGCCACGCGGTGCACGCAGTGGACACGGGGATCTACCTCACCGCCATCGCCGGCGGGCTGAACCTGCTGATGGGCCTGGTGCTGCAACGCCGTGGTCGCAAGCAACGCAGCATCACCATGGAAGCGAGCGGCACGCACCTGCTGGGCGATGCGTGGAGCACCTTGGCCATGCTGCTCGGCCTGGCCCTGGTGCGCTTCACCGGCCTGCAGTGGTTCGACAGTCTCTTCGCGCTGGGCTTCGGCCTCTTCATCCTGGTGCAGGGCGCACTGGTGCTGCGGCGCGCCGTGGCCGGTATCATGGACGAAACGGACCGGCACGCCGCCGATGCCGTGGTGGCCTTGCTGGAAACGCACCGTCGTCCGCAATGGGTCGACCTGCACAACTTCCGGGTGATCCAGTTCGGCCGCACGCTGCACATCGATTGCCACGTGACCCTGCCGTGGTACTACAACCTGGAACAGGCGCACGAGCAGATCGCCGCGATGGAGCGCTTGGTGAACGAGCAGGGCGACCGCGGCGTGGAGCTGTTCATCCACATGGACCCGTGCATCGCCACGTCGTGCAGCATCTGCGCACTGGAAGGGTGCCCCCAGCGCAAGGCACCGCAGCAGCGCCGCATTGCGTGGACGCACGACAGCGTGCTGGGCAATGCGAAGCACGGGAGCTAA
- a CDS encoding cation transporter, which translates to MRRLSDIRLQAVVVAAGAVLMAIKFVAWRATQSNAILSDALESIVTVVAGAFALYALALASKPRDREHPYCHGKVEFISAGRTIGTVELFRPEMVVTWPW; encoded by the coding sequence ATGCGGCGCTTGTCCGATATCCGATTGCAGGCCGTCGTGGTGGCGGCGGGCGCGGTGCTCATGGCCATCAAGTTCGTGGCGTGGCGCGCCACGCAAAGCAACGCCATCCTCAGCGATGCGCTGGAGAGCATCGTGACCGTGGTGGCGGGCGCCTTCGCGCTGTATGCACTGGCGCTGGCCTCCAAACCGCGCGACCGCGAGCATCCTTACTGCCACGGCAAGGTGGAGTTCATCAGCGCGGGCAGGACGATCGGCACGGTTGAGTTGTTCCGCCCGGAGATGGTGGTCACATGGCCGTGGTGA
- a CDS encoding CHASE3 domain-containing protein, with the protein MPTVAAAQQAVKERKLLAWLYGGTVVLLLVLLFVTYRTLVRYQEGVVSTRRYIELRSALNEVMLDVVDQETSTRGFLLTKGEPFLSPLMHASVRIADDLDRVKAACAGPLDFAQLDTITSLSLTLTERFGERVQEARRGTFHPDSLLAGRVYMDQLRAVYKRFDLRLDKEHANMLLENRTLVGTPLMLTVYALVSLLATALLFTRLVRSVKAVEKARYALAQRVEQLDNEVALRKRFQELNEKILDLSPSGIMTFAAVRDTAGGITDFAWVTSNNTANKQVGREDLIGKHLLVEMPENRSTGLYEAYCEVVTTGQPFERELHYREGTVDMWVLARALKLDDGFLVVFDDITGRKRAEASKLSEDRFALTGQLMRTVAHEVRNPLTNIGLAMEQIADETKAQNAYSGPEPFFAIVDRNLKRIGELITGMLESTRKRELHLAAVHLPVVIQDVEAAVRDRILLKDMRFELDAPPHLPKVMLDKGLMVLALTNLAVNAIEAMEPKKGVLRASIERGPKELRLVMQDNGKGIPPEQMDKLFEPFYSGRPGGLGLGLTTARSILAAHKMTISVASRVGEGTSVSVHIPLR; encoded by the coding sequence ATGCCCACCGTAGCCGCAGCGCAACAGGCCGTTAAAGAGCGGAAGTTGCTGGCGTGGCTCTACGGAGGGACGGTGGTGCTGCTCTTGGTGCTCCTCTTCGTCACCTACCGCACGCTGGTCCGTTACCAAGAGGGCGTGGTGTCCACACGGCGCTACATCGAACTCCGCTCGGCGCTGAACGAAGTGATGCTCGATGTGGTGGACCAGGAGACGAGCACCCGCGGGTTCCTGCTCACGAAAGGTGAGCCGTTCCTCTCGCCGCTGATGCATGCGAGCGTGCGCATCGCGGACGACCTCGACCGCGTGAAAGCGGCCTGTGCCGGTCCGCTGGACTTCGCGCAGCTCGACACGATCACCTCGCTCAGCCTCACCCTCACCGAGCGCTTCGGCGAGCGCGTTCAAGAGGCGCGCCGTGGCACCTTCCATCCCGACTCGCTGCTGGCCGGAAGGGTGTACATGGACCAGCTCCGCGCTGTATACAAACGTTTCGATCTGCGCCTGGACAAGGAGCATGCGAACATGCTTCTGGAGAACAGAACGCTCGTTGGTACACCACTGATGCTCACCGTGTATGCGCTGGTATCGTTGCTCGCCACGGCCCTGCTCTTCACACGGCTTGTACGCTCGGTGAAGGCCGTGGAGAAAGCCCGCTACGCTCTTGCGCAACGCGTGGAGCAGTTGGACAATGAGGTGGCCTTGCGCAAACGTTTCCAGGAACTGAACGAGAAGATCCTGGACCTGTCACCGAGCGGCATCATGACCTTCGCGGCAGTGCGTGACACTGCTGGTGGGATCACGGATTTCGCGTGGGTCACGAGCAACAACACCGCGAACAAGCAGGTGGGACGTGAGGACCTGATCGGAAAACACCTGCTGGTGGAAATGCCGGAAAACCGGAGCACGGGTTTGTACGAAGCCTACTGCGAAGTCGTCACTACCGGCCAGCCCTTCGAACGCGAGCTGCACTACAGGGAAGGGACAGTGGACATGTGGGTGCTGGCGCGGGCGCTGAAGTTGGACGATGGCTTCCTTGTTGTGTTCGACGACATCACCGGTCGCAAACGCGCGGAAGCCAGCAAACTGAGCGAGGACCGGTTCGCCTTGACCGGTCAGCTGATGCGCACCGTGGCCCACGAGGTGCGCAACCCGCTCACGAACATCGGGCTCGCCATGGAGCAGATCGCCGACGAGACCAAGGCACAGAACGCCTACTCCGGCCCCGAGCCGTTCTTCGCTATCGTGGACCGCAACCTGAAGCGCATCGGGGAGCTGATCACGGGCATGCTGGAATCCACGCGCAAACGGGAACTGCACTTGGCCGCCGTGCATCTACCGGTCGTCATACAAGACGTGGAGGCGGCCGTGCGGGACAGGATACTATTGAAGGACATGAGGTTCGAGCTGGATGCACCCCCGCACTTGCCGAAGGTGATGCTCGACAAAGGCCTCATGGTGCTTGCGCTGACGAACCTGGCCGTGAACGCCATAGAGGCCATGGAGCCGAAGAAGGGCGTTCTGCGTGCCAGCATCGAGCGCGGTCCGAAAGAGCTGCGGTTGGTCATGCAGGACAACGGCAAAGGCATTCCTCCGGAACAAATGGACAAGTTGTTCGAACCTTTCTACAGCGGTCGGCCCGGTGGTCTGGGGTTGGGACTTACCACCGCCAGGAGCATCCTTGCAGCACACAAGATGACGATATCGGTGGCCAGCAGGGTGGGTGAAGGCACATCGGTCTCCGTGCACATCCCATTGCGCTGA
- a CDS encoding sigma-54-dependent Fis family transcriptional regulator encodes MTNASILVIDDDQDLSMLLSRLLSKQGYTVSTASRGAVAKEQMAGKKFDLVLCDHRLPDTDAPQMLEHIRATSPGTQVIIITGYSEVRLAVELMRKGAFDYIGKPLYPDELLMRVQDALAADGHEGSGPVNGNGAATKTKAPKPGSAKTSDYVEGTGPAAQLIAKHIGLVAPTDMSVLITGETGTGKEFVAKRIHQESTRGAAPFVAVDCGALPKELAGSELFGHTKGAFTGAVTDKAGSFEQAQGGTLFLDEVGNLTYENQIKLLRVLQERKIKRIGGTKDIDVDVRILAATNEDLDRAVAEGRFREDLLHRIQEFTIHLLPLRERKEDIPRFAKHFVELANARLGRQVTGFDDAAMQHMLNYGWSGNLRELGNVVKRAVLLSSDAHITSDCLPAVVLSGAQPVRHGNPTSTADSGTAPVATMGDDLRSAALAAEKDMILKVLERNGYNKSRTAEQLHIDRKTLYNKLKAFGLEV; translated from the coding sequence ATGACCAACGCCAGCATACTTGTGATCGACGACGACCAGGACCTCAGCATGCTGCTGTCCCGGTTACTGAGCAAGCAGGGCTACACCGTGAGCACCGCCAGCCGTGGCGCTGTGGCCAAGGAACAAATGGCCGGCAAGAAGTTCGACCTGGTGCTGTGTGATCACCGTTTGCCCGATACCGATGCGCCGCAGATGCTGGAACACATCCGCGCGACCAGTCCTGGTACCCAGGTCATCATCATCACCGGGTACTCCGAAGTGCGGCTTGCCGTGGAACTGATGCGCAAAGGCGCGTTCGATTACATCGGCAAACCGCTCTATCCTGATGAACTGCTGATGCGCGTACAGGATGCCCTTGCGGCCGATGGCCATGAGGGGAGCGGACCGGTGAACGGCAACGGGGCCGCGACGAAAACGAAAGCCCCAAAGCCAGGTAGTGCCAAGACCTCGGACTATGTGGAAGGTACCGGGCCGGCGGCACAGCTCATTGCCAAGCACATCGGTCTTGTTGCCCCCACCGACATGTCAGTGCTCATCACCGGTGAAACGGGCACGGGCAAAGAGTTCGTTGCAAAGCGGATCCACCAGGAAAGCACGCGCGGCGCAGCGCCGTTCGTCGCCGTGGATTGCGGCGCACTTCCGAAGGAACTGGCCGGCAGCGAATTGTTCGGCCACACCAAGGGCGCGTTCACCGGTGCTGTTACGGACAAAGCAGGCAGCTTCGAGCAAGCGCAAGGGGGCACGCTGTTCCTCGATGAAGTGGGCAACCTCACCTACGAGAACCAGATCAAACTGCTGCGCGTGCTGCAAGAGCGGAAGATCAAGCGCATCGGCGGCACCAAGGACATCGATGTGGATGTGCGCATCCTGGCCGCCACGAACGAGGACCTGGATCGCGCCGTGGCCGAGGGGCGCTTCCGTGAAGACCTGCTTCACCGCATCCAGGAATTCACCATCCACTTGCTACCACTGCGCGAACGGAAGGAGGACATCCCGCGCTTCGCCAAGCATTTCGTGGAGCTGGCGAACGCCCGGCTTGGGCGGCAAGTGACCGGTTTCGACGATGCAGCGATGCAGCACATGCTCAACTACGGCTGGAGCGGCAACCTGCGCGAGCTGGGCAACGTGGTGAAACGTGCCGTTCTTCTCAGTTCCGACGCGCACATAACGAGCGATTGCCTGCCAGCCGTGGTGCTGAGCGGTGCGCAACCCGTGCGCCACGGCAACCCGACCTCCACAGCGGACAGCGGCACCGCACCGGTTGCGACCATGGGCGATGATCTCAGGAGCGCTGCACTGGCGGCCGAGAAGGACATGATCCTGAAAGTGCTGGAGCGCAACGGGTACAACAAATCCAGAACAGCGGAGCAGTTGCACATCGACCGCAAAACGCTGTACAACAAGCTCAAGGCGTTCGGCCTCGAGGTTTGA
- a CDS encoding response regulator, with protein MKAIRKVLMIDDEREICVLLCAMLKRSGAQCRFAHTLEQGRDLLQEGSFDAVFLDVHLPDGLGYDLIPNIKTTAPETTCIAMSAIEGEGARAQELGADTFISKPFDRASIFDRLRELGFSA; from the coding sequence ATGAAAGCCATCCGGAAGGTCTTGATGATCGATGATGAGCGGGAGATCTGCGTCCTGCTTTGCGCTATGCTCAAGCGTTCCGGTGCCCAATGCCGTTTCGCGCATACGCTGGAGCAAGGCCGCGACCTGTTGCAGGAGGGCAGCTTCGATGCCGTCTTCCTGGATGTGCACTTGCCTGACGGCTTAGGCTACGACCTGATCCCGAACATCAAGACCACCGCACCCGAAACCACCTGCATCGCCATGAGCGCCATAGAAGGAGAAGGTGCTCGTGCCCAGGAACTGGGGGCGGACACCTTCATCTCGAAGCCCTTCGACCGAGCATCCATTTTCGATCGGCTGCGCGAACTGGGCTTCTCAGCTTGA
- a CDS encoding DUF1328 domain-containing protein — MLRYAAIFLVIAIIAAVFGFGGIAAGAASIAKVLFFLFLVLFVLSLLFGAKLFKKSDP, encoded by the coding sequence ATGCTACGCTACGCCGCCATCTTCCTCGTCATCGCCATCATCGCCGCCGTCTTCGGGTTCGGTGGCATTGCGGCCGGTGCCGCGAGCATCGCCAAGGTGCTCTTCTTCCTTTTCCTCGTGCTCTTCGTGCTGTCGTTGCTCTTCGGGGCCAAGCTCTTCAAGAAGTCGGACCCCTAA
- a CDS encoding outer membrane beta-barrel protein: protein MDTRSILTIGALCFACGASAQELRLSGGYNGSNVREAGEHRWVGRAGYQFGADILLGNTWFARAGAHLMVRNLNYALLTTDTNGVSVEGNTGFRYTSRSLRVPLHVGRFILDQRDDPTVNAYAFAGPTALFNLNARLEQDEFEVETAPVQWSIGFGGGAQYRFVFVEAGYDVAMSNIFEGDALSTDPRVNQVYAVAGVRLKLAE from the coding sequence ATGGATACCAGAAGCATCCTTACGATCGGCGCCCTGTGCTTTGCATGCGGTGCCAGCGCCCAGGAGCTGCGGCTCAGCGGCGGGTACAACGGTAGCAACGTGCGCGAGGCCGGCGAACACCGCTGGGTGGGCCGGGCGGGCTACCAGTTCGGTGCGGACATCCTGCTGGGCAACACTTGGTTCGCGCGCGCTGGTGCGCACCTCATGGTGCGCAACCTCAACTATGCCTTGCTGACCACCGACACCAACGGGGTGAGCGTTGAGGGCAACACCGGGTTCAGGTACACCAGCCGCTCGTTGCGCGTGCCCCTGCATGTGGGCCGTTTCATCCTTGACCAGCGCGACGATCCCACGGTGAATGCGTACGCGTTCGCCGGTCCCACCGCGCTCTTCAACCTCAATGCGCGGCTGGAGCAGGATGAGTTCGAGGTGGAAACAGCGCCCGTGCAATGGTCCATCGGTTTCGGTGGCGGTGCGCAATACCGGTTCGTGTTCGTTGAAGCCGGTTACGATGTGGCCATGAGCAACATCTTCGAGGGCGATGCCCTGTCAACCGATCCCCGCGTGAACCAGGTGTATGCCGTGGCCGGGGTGCGACTGAAGCTCGCCGAGTGA
- a CDS encoding AI-2E family transporter, giving the protein MTVPPTPTPGASSVRRVIQPQYQKFSLIILGLIGLFYALHHARPIMVPMMCALLLAMLLNPVVNRLTKWRVPRILAITLAVLTSMALLAALAYFIVTQAAHLNEAMPRMKEQLNGIYREVELWAQQKLNLQRRELNDAVEQMKENGMAGGSGIVGETITTVGALFAFFFLLPVYTFLLLLYKKLLTNFLLRLFGTHEHDTVKDVLGQTKVVVQSYLSGLLIEAFIVASLNWIGLTIIGVKYALLLAVVGALLNLVPYIGMMIATVLPMAIALATQNAEAALWVLGLYLTVQFIDNNFIVPRIVGSRVELNALVSLLAVMIGAALWGIPGMFLALPVTAILKVVFDHVPAMHPFGYVMGDDEHREYMEQLQVKNWRKLFVHQSTTSTTEGN; this is encoded by the coding sequence ATGACCGTTCCACCAACCCCAACGCCGGGCGCATCGTCGGTCCGGCGCGTGATCCAGCCGCAGTACCAGAAGTTCAGCCTCATCATCCTGGGGCTTATCGGCCTGTTCTATGCGCTCCACCATGCGCGGCCCATCATGGTTCCCATGATGTGCGCATTGCTGCTGGCCATGCTCCTGAACCCGGTGGTGAACCGCTTGACGAAGTGGCGGGTGCCGCGCATCCTGGCCATCACGCTTGCGGTACTTACCAGCATGGCCCTGCTGGCGGCGCTGGCCTACTTCATCGTTACGCAGGCCGCCCACCTGAACGAAGCCATGCCTCGCATGAAGGAGCAACTGAACGGCATTTACCGTGAAGTTGAGCTGTGGGCGCAGCAGAAGCTCAACCTGCAGCGGCGCGAGCTCAACGATGCCGTGGAGCAGATGAAGGAGAACGGCATGGCCGGTGGCAGCGGCATCGTTGGTGAGACCATCACCACGGTAGGGGCGCTCTTTGCGTTCTTCTTCTTGTTGCCCGTTTACACCTTCCTGCTGCTGCTGTACAAGAAGCTGCTCACCAACTTCCTCCTGCGACTGTTCGGCACGCACGAGCACGACACGGTGAAGGACGTGCTGGGACAGACCAAGGTGGTGGTGCAGAGCTATCTCTCCGGTCTGCTCATCGAGGCGTTCATCGTGGCTTCGCTCAACTGGATCGGGCTCACCATCATCGGGGTGAAGTACGCGCTGCTGCTGGCGGTGGTGGGGGCCTTGCTGAACCTGGTGCCGTACATCGGGATGATGATCGCCACGGTGCTGCCCATGGCCATCGCGTTGGCCACGCAGAACGCCGAAGCCGCATTGTGGGTGCTGGGCCTCTACCTTACCGTGCAGTTCATCGACAACAACTTCATCGTGCCGCGCATCGTCGGTTCGCGCGTGGAGCTGAACGCCCTGGTCTCGCTCTTGGCCGTGATGATCGGTGCTGCGTTGTGGGGTATACCGGGCATGTTCCTGGCGTTGCCGGTGACGGCCATCCTGAAGGTGGTGTTCGACCATGTGCCCGCCATGCATCCCTTCGGGTACGTGATGGGCGACGATGAGCACCGCGAGTACATGGAGCAGCTGCAGGTGAAGAACTGGCGCAAGCTCTTCGTTCACCAGAGCACGACTTCCACAACAGAGGGCAACTGA
- a CDS encoding YtxH domain-containing protein, with amino-acid sequence MSNKSTLAIALAALAAGAALGVLLAPESGAETRKKLMRKGDDLKDRLASMLEEGEELIAELKGKAQDAMHSTSDAIGNAANTARETSQAVRGKLKNATERGEI; translated from the coding sequence ATGTCGAACAAAAGCACATTGGCCATCGCGCTCGCAGCACTTGCGGCCGGCGCTGCACTGGGCGTGCTCCTCGCGCCGGAGAGCGGAGCGGAGACACGCAAGAAACTCATGCGCAAAGGCGACGATCTGAAGGACCGTCTCGCTTCGATGCTCGAAGAGGGCGAGGAGCTGATCGCCGAACTGAAGGGCAAGGCCCAGGACGCCATGCACTCCACCTCCGATGCGATCGGCAACGCCGCGAACACCGCACGCGAAACCTCGCAAGCCGTGCGCGGCAAACTGAAGAACGCCACCGAGCGCGGGGAGATCTAG
- the nhaA gene encoding Na+/H+ antiporter NhaA produces the protein MKLTALFEDFFRSEKAGGVVLLLCAVVSLLLANSPWGGAYIGFWHHPVAGHGLAHWVNDGLMAVFFLLIGLELERELYVGEISTLGQAALPAMAAVGGMLVPAGIHYALNHDLPTSAGAGIPMATDIAFAIGILALLGSRVPASLKVFLTALAVMDDLGAILVIGVFYSDGVQWAWLGGSVVLFATMLVMNRMRVHRIAPYLLLGVVMWYCMLRSGVHATLAGVLLAFAIPFGNGDDRSPSYKLQHVLHRPVAYLVMPIFALANTCIALGADPFGPLLQPNALGIMAGLVIGKPLGVVLFCAIGIATGLCVLPADVRMGHVVGAGMLAGIGFTMSIFIALLAFSTPAEQDTSKVAVMLASLLSALFGVLVLKWRLPKRS, from the coding sequence CTGGCCAATAGCCCATGGGGCGGTGCCTACATCGGTTTCTGGCACCACCCCGTGGCCGGGCACGGTCTGGCGCACTGGGTGAACGACGGCCTGATGGCGGTGTTCTTCCTGCTGATCGGACTGGAGCTGGAACGCGAGCTCTACGTGGGCGAGATCAGCACCTTGGGCCAGGCTGCGCTGCCCGCCATGGCAGCGGTCGGTGGCATGCTCGTGCCCGCCGGCATCCACTACGCATTGAACCATGACCTGCCCACCAGCGCCGGCGCCGGCATTCCGATGGCCACCGACATCGCGTTCGCCATTGGCATACTCGCGCTATTGGGCAGCCGCGTGCCTGCATCGTTGAAGGTGTTCCTGACGGCGCTGGCCGTGATGGACGACCTGGGTGCCATCCTGGTGATCGGCGTGTTCTATTCCGACGGTGTGCAGTGGGCATGGCTCGGCGGCTCGGTGGTGTTGTTCGCCACCATGCTGGTGATGAACAGGATGCGCGTGCACCGCATTGCACCCTACCTGCTGCTGGGTGTGGTGATGTGGTATTGCATGCTGCGTTCGGGTGTGCACGCCACGTTGGCCGGGGTGCTGCTCGCCTTCGCAATTCCGTTCGGCAACGGTGATGATCGCAGCCCCTCGTACAAATTGCAGCACGTGCTGCACCGGCCGGTGGCCTACCTGGTGATGCCCATCTTCGCGTTGGCGAACACCTGCATCGCGTTGGGCGCTGATCCCTTCGGGCCGCTCCTTCAACCCAATGCGCTCGGCATCATGGCCGGACTGGTCATCGGCAAGCCGCTGGGGGTGGTGCTGTTCTGTGCGATCGGTATTGCCACCGGGCTGTGCGTCCTTCCCGCGGATGTACGCATGGGGCATGTAGTGGGCGCTGGCATGCTCGCGGGCATCGGGTTCACCATGAGCATCTTCATTGCGCTGCTCGCCTTCAGCACCCCTGCTGAACAAGACACTTCGAAGGTGGCCGTTATGCTCGCGTCGCTCCTCTCCGCGCTCTTCGGCGTACTGGTGCTCAAGTGGCGTTTGCCCAAGCGCAGCTAG